Within the Candidatus Limnocylindrales bacterium genome, the region AGCCAGTTTCGGCAGTACGGGGTCTGGAAAGTGCGCGTGCTGCAGAAGCATCCGCGCCAGATGAGCATCCGGCATTTCGTTCCGCCGCTGTTCCAGGCCGGCGTCGTTGTGCTCGTTCTCGGCGGAATCGTCGTCTGGCGGCCTGCGCTCTGGATCGGTCTTGCAGCCGTGGCATTGTACGCCGGTTTGATCGGCGTCGTTGCCGTTTCGGGCGCGCGGGGCGCTGCGGCGAGAGCGCGACTGTGGCTCGCGCTCGTGCTGATTCACCAGAGCTGGGCAGCGGGCTTCCTGATCGGTCTCGTTCGATTCGCCAACAGGTGGGGTGACACGGGCGGCGGTGCAGGGCGGCTGCCGCCGGCCTGCGGCGGGCAAAAGGTGTTTGAAAGGCAACTGGACAAGGCATGAGCGGAGCGAAGGTTTCAATGGCAAGCGACAACGAGTTCACCGTATCGGTGCTGATACCCTGCTACAACGAGCTCCACACCGTGGAGAACGTGATCGCGCGAGTTCGCGCCGTTCCCGTCAAAAGCGAGATCATCCTCGTTGACGACTGCTCGAAGGATGGCACGCGCGACCTGCTGAAGAAGATCGCGGCCGACGACCCGTCGCTCAAGGTCTATTTCCACGAGATCAACCGCGGAAAGGGTGCGGCGATCCGGACGGCGCTCGCGGCTGCGACCGGCGACGTCGTCGTCGTGCAGGACGCCGACATGGAATACGACCCCATGGAGTACCCGGTCCTGCTCGAGCCGATTCTCCAAGGCGTGGCCGACGTCGTCTACGGCTCGCGCTTTCTCGGCGGCCCGCACCGCGTGCTGTTCTTCTGGCACCAGCTCGGCAACCAGTTCCTGACGCTGCTGTCCAACGTGATGACCAACCTGAACCTCACGGACATGGAAACCGGCTACAAGGTTTTTCGCCGCGAGGTTGTCCAGCGCATGCGCCTGACCACCGATCGCTTCGGCTTCGAGCCCGAGGTCACGGCGCGTGTTGCGCAGATGCGATGCAGGATCTTCGAAGTTCCGATCTCGTACTGGGGCCGCGACTACGACGCCGGCAAGAAGATCACGTGGCGCGACGGCGTCGCCGCATTCTGGTTCATCTTCAAGTTCAACGTGCTCGATCGCATGCCGGCGACCGAGCGGGTTCCTCCGTCCGAAGCGCACTGGGTAAGGCTCGCGGGCGACCGGACGCCGAGGACACGCTCCTGAGCGCGACCTGGCTGGTCACCGGCGGCGCCGGTTTCATCGGCTCGCACATCGTCGCCGAGCTCGTCCGCCGCGGCGAAGCGGTGCGCGTGTTCGACAATTTTGCGACCGGTCTCGAGAGCAACCTGGCTCCGCATGCCGGCCGCATCGAGATCGTGCGCGGCGACCTGCGCGACGGCGACGCGGTCGCCGGTGCGACCAGGGGTGTGACGTACGTGCTGCATCTCGGTGCGCTCGGCTCGGTGCCGCGCTCGGTCGAAGACCCGAAGACCAGCAACGACGTCAACATCAACGGCACGCTCAACGTCCTCGTGGCCGCGCGCGACGCCGGCGTGCAGCGGGTGGTCTTTTCTTCGTCATCGTCGGTCTACGGAGCCAACACGGAGATTCCGAAGCGCGTGGGCATGGCGACCGATCCCGTCTCGCCGTACGCCGTCACCAAGCAGGCGGCCGAAAGCTATACGCGTGTGTTCTGGCGGGTGTACGGGCTGGAGACGGTGGCGCTGCGTTATTTCAACGTGTTCGGCGAGAACCAGCGGCCGGATTCTGCATATGCCGCGGTGATCCCGAAATTCATGCGCTGGGCGATGCGCGGCGAAGCGCTCGAGATTCACGGCGACGGGCTCCAGTCGCGCGATTTCACCTACGTGGACAACGTCGTCTCGGCGAACCTGCTGGCCGCAACCGTGGATGGAGTGGCGGGCGAGGTCTTCAACATCGCCTGTGGTGGAAGTTACACCCTGATCGAGATCGTCGAAGCGCTCGAGCGCGCGCTCGGACGGCCGCTCGAGCGCCGCCACCTCGAGTCCCGCGCCGGCGATGTCAAAAAGAGCCTGGCCGATATCGGACCGGCAATCGACCGTCTCGGGTACCGCGTGCTGGTCGATTTCGACAGTGGCCTCTCCCGCACATGGGACAGTTTCCGCCAGCGTCATGCAGCCTGAACGCATCGCCAGCGCCGGCAGCGACAGGCGGTCTTATGCGGTCAAAGGGGACGCTCTCAGCGGCAAAGTCGAGTCGATCCTTTGTCGATCCTTTGATGTACCGAAAAACCGGTCTTGTCAGTAGACCGTTCGGGGCCTAGGCTTCTGCATGGCCTTCCCGACCGAACTCGGGCCTCAGCCAACGGAGAACCAGAATGAAGCTTTCATCGAGAATTATCGCGATTTCCGTGTTCGGTCTTGCCGCCATCGACGCCGCCGCTGCGGTCCCCCCCGATGCGAAATGCGAATCCGGCCAGCTCAAGGCGGTTGCTTCGTATGCTTCGTGCCGTCTCAAGGCGGATGCGACCAGTATTCTGAAAAACCTGCCGCCGGACTTTACGAAGTGTTCAGAGAAGATACTGAGCAAGTTCGCCAATCTCGAGGATCCGGCGGGTGTGTGTAACAGCGAGGGGGATGTGAATCAGATCATCACCCTCAGCGACGACTACGAGGCCACCGTCGCATTCATTCTTTCCGGTTCGACGACGACCACCACGACGACCACCACCACGCTGGGACCTACCGGCGAATGCGGTGATGGCGCGATCGACGCCGGCGAGGACTGCGATATCGGAAATCTCGGCGGCGCGACGTGCGCGTCCGAAGGATTCTTCAACGGCACGCTGGCATGCGGCCCGGGCTGCACGTTCGTGACGACCGGCTGCCATGCGACCCGATTCGAGGATACGGGCACCACGATCCTCGATCACCAGACCGAGCTCGAGTGGGAAAAGAAGGGGAACTCCGACGCTACGGCGAACCTCGCCGACCCGCACGACGTCGACAATACGTACACATGGGCCGCCAGCGGCAGCGTGATGTCCGGAACGCTCTACACGGACTTCCTGCTCAAGCTCAACGGCGTTACCACCGGCTCGCCATCGTTCTCGACCTCGGGCTGCTACGCCAGTCATTGCGACTGGCGTGTTCCGACCATCGACGAGCTCAAGACGATCACGATCCTGTCGCCGGGATGCGGAGCGGCGCCGTGCGTTCAGGACGCACTCTTCCTGCCCAACCGCTCGGGCTTTTACTGGTCGAACTCGTCGGTAACGTCACCGACCACCGGTGCGTACGTCATTACGTTCAACACCGGTGCTCCGG harbors:
- a CDS encoding DUF1566 domain-containing protein, with protein sequence MKLSSRIIAISVFGLAAIDAAAAVPPDAKCESGQLKAVASYASCRLKADATSILKNLPPDFTKCSEKILSKFANLEDPAGVCNSEGDVNQIITLSDDYEATVAFILSGSTTTTTTTTTTLGPTGECGDGAIDAGEDCDIGNLGGATCASEGFFNGTLACGPGCTFVTTGCHATRFEDTGTTILDHQTELEWEKKGNSDATANLADPHDVDNTYTWAASGSVMSGTLYTDFLLKLNGVTTGSPSFSTSGCYASHCDWRVPTIDELKTITILSPGCGAAPCVQDALFLPNRSGFYWSNSSVTSPTTGAYVITFNTGAPASDLKTTSKFVRAVRSTN
- a CDS encoding glycosyltransferase family 2 protein, coding for MASDNEFTVSVLIPCYNELHTVENVIARVRAVPVKSEIILVDDCSKDGTRDLLKKIAADDPSLKVYFHEINRGKGAAIRTALAAATGDVVVVQDADMEYDPMEYPVLLEPILQGVADVVYGSRFLGGPHRVLFFWHQLGNQFLTLLSNVMTNLNLTDMETGYKVFRREVVQRMRLTTDRFGFEPEVTARVAQMRCRIFEVPISYWGRDYDAGKKITWRDGVAAFWFIFKFNVLDRMPATERVPPSEAHWVRLAGDRTPRTRS
- a CDS encoding NAD-dependent epimerase/dehydratase family protein yields the protein MVTGGAGFIGSHIVAELVRRGEAVRVFDNFATGLESNLAPHAGRIEIVRGDLRDGDAVAGATRGVTYVLHLGALGSVPRSVEDPKTSNDVNINGTLNVLVAARDAGVQRVVFSSSSSVYGANTEIPKRVGMATDPVSPYAVTKQAAESYTRVFWRVYGLETVALRYFNVFGENQRPDSAYAAVIPKFMRWAMRGEALEIHGDGLQSRDFTYVDNVVSANLLAATVDGVAGEVFNIACGGSYTLIEIVEALERALGRPLERRHLESRAGDVKKSLADIGPAIDRLGYRVLVDFDSGLSRTWDSFRQRHAA